The proteins below come from a single Drosophila busckii strain San Diego stock center, stock number 13000-0081.31 chromosome X, ASM1175060v1, whole genome shotgun sequence genomic window:
- the LOC108605087 gene encoding uncharacterized protein LOC108605087 produces the protein MQKTPNTHEEQTRHCDPQQFEQQQEQWRSPLMFRDMTYETDAAHMERFRQPQPLRSGYGGLHNLSNLPEEYLADMSAPAFDMSTQQQQLPDMSLGGECLDNITPPHLSETTTESPLGGNEASSYVDSVYRKIMERFDSLRARIARGDKILPSEASYNECATANNDINDCQKDNGVLTTLRQVLTHRDQCGNVTSHVEETSTCERLGDVQPPSYINASDLGVQFLSAPTPARQMNFSENLANITMPSYHGESMPTYMNSEYLSDISSPTFVSDSGAQRRGNGNVTYMSCLADESSPQYMQEMSRQMQSECLDDITAPTFGRSLSRRGRSNNNNNNSSSNRRNQQSTFPSEMLDNVSAPAAFNKSQSRAENSSSSSKRQQQQRMQKSAAVNEQSRSRTRSPKRNIRAAAANCPNDANYSELSNRQQRTQLQLPSECLDNVTPPYNESSTGAATPKRNNRSNRSPPYQQQQQNLSDISAPAWASSYSNRSRSRQQPCRTQPSEFLDEISMPSYGAYSTQQQSVNYGRPQQVYTAENICDVSAPEFNASEPRAMFMSQYIDDISMPSYGQHMGSFGAARREHSMPSGCLEDETMPSFGGVSGASRRQQSMPSEFLQDVSMPSYVGVSNASRRQQTMPSQCLEDLSMPTFGGVSGATRRQPSMPSRCLENETMPSFGGVSGASRRQQTIPSGYLENETMPSFGGVSGASRRQQTMPSGYLENETMPSFGGVSGASRRQQTMPSGYLENETMPSFGGVSGASRRQQTMPSGYLENETMPSFGAVSGASRRQQTMPSGCLDNETMPSFGGVSGASRRQQTMPSGCLENESMPSFGGVSGASRRQQTMPSGCLEDETMPSFGGVSGASRRQQTMPSGCLEDETMPSFGGVSGASRRQQTMPSGCLEDETMPSFGGVSGASRRQQTMPSGCLEDETMPSFGGVSGASRRQQTMPSGCLEDETMPSFGGVSGASRRQQTMPSGNLEDETMPSFGGVSGASRRQQTMPSGCLEDETMPSFGGVSGASRRQQTMPSGCLEDETMPSFGGVSGASRRQQTMPSGCLEDETMPSFGGVSGASRRQQTMPSGCLEDETMPSFGGVSGASRRQQTMPSGCLENESMPSFGGVSGASRRQQTMPSGCLENESMPSFGGVSGASRRQQTMPSGCLEDETMPSFGGVSGASRRQRTMPSECLEDVSAPSFGRSISHGRQRAQQMNTGKNLCDVSAPSFANDTTRSLGHQPTYPSRRSVSHQRGAPTQRCFDPAVQTSECLENITMPSFGYDDISSPDFHSTTAYRHGECAPDARRVRSLPCVPSQQQLGDITPPMYMAEASSRGMQQRRAYDVSYPNEMLSNITAPTFNASDCEQQQQQPSRRRSQSLPCAEGEGQGQQFYNIISHTPQEQMRCLPAEPLEGGSPMRDYNIRTEECEQLEDISMPMMASTGYEPHRNSFDFATNVADISEPSGLAQAGLTSTTVEGITTSEQTVSKVCKELDANNNVQQEELTIKQTVSRVQTTTNEGGQLNSRREPKLEATQQQQINDISMPAYDTNISNSSSNSNKSNQQQQQLSNVTPPSFAPSFESSDQQPSPGKATAQSSRSFHGFDSMENYAPFEEQVKPPIKRAAANTSSSSKTRTQTSKQTTKRTQNRSKTTPAAGHVSDEQQTAASRSNAKQDCQPTSSPAGTPCGRPNCSSRNCNHRC, from the exons ATGCAGAAGACGCCGAACACACATGAGGAGCAAACGCGTCACTGCGATCCACAGCagttcgagcagcagcaggagcaatgGCGCAGTCCGCTCATGTTTCGCGATATGACAT ATGAAACCGATGCAGCGCACATGGAGCGTTTTCGCCAGCCTCAGCCGCTGCGCAGCGGCTACGGCGGACTGCACAACCTAAGCAATCTACCCGAAGAGTATTTGGCCGATATGTCGGCGCCAGCGTTCGATATGTccacgcaacagcaacaactgccagACATGTCACTGGGCGGCGAATGCTTGGATAACATTACACCGCCGCATTTGAGCGAGACGACAACCGAATCACCACTGGGTGGCAACGAGGCCAGCAGCTATGTGGATAGCGTCTATCGCAAGATTATGGAGCGCTTCGATAGTTTGCGTGCGCGCATTGCACGTGGCGACAAAATATTGCCCTCGGAGGCTTCCTATAATGAAtgtgcaacagcaaataatgATATTAACGATTGCCAAAAG GACAATGGCGTGTTGACTACACTACGTCAGGTATTAACGCATCGGGATCAGTGCGGCAATGTGACCAGCCATGTGGAGGAGACCAGCACATGCGAACGCCTCGGCGATGTGCAGCCACCGAGTTATATAAACGCAAGCGATTTGGGCGTGCAGTTCTTAAGCGCACCAACGCCGGCACGTCAAATGAACTTTTCGGAGAATCTAGCAAATATAACAATGCCATCGTATCATGGTGAATCAATGCCCACATATATGAATAGTGAATATTTAAGCGACATAAGTTCGCCAACCTTTGTTAGCGACTCAGGGGCACAGCGACGCGGCAATGGTAATGTAACCTATATGAGCTGCTTAGCTGATGAAAGCTCGCCACAGTATATGCAAGAAATGAGCAGACAAATGCAAAGCGAATGTCTGGACGACATAACAGCGCCAACATTTGGACGCAGCTTATCGCGTCGCggcagaagcaacaacaacaacaacaacagcagcagtaatcGCCGCAATCAGCAATCGACATTTCCCAGCGAGATGCTGGATAATGTGAGCGCTCCAGCTGCGTTTAACAAAAGTCAATCGCGTGctgaaaacagcagcagcagcagcaaacgccagcagcagcagcgcatgcagaaatcagcagcagtcaaTGAACAAAGTCGCTCGCGAACACGTTCGCCCAAGCGTAATatacgcgcagcagcagctaattgcCCTAACGATGCCAACTACAGTGAACTCAGCAATCGACAGCAACgcacgcagctgcagctgcccagCGAGTGTTTGGATAATGTGACGCCCCCTTACAATGAAAGCTCAACAGGCGCTGCAACGCCCAAGCGCAACAATCGCTCAAACAGATCGCCgccttatcagcagcagcaacaaaatttgagcGACATTAGTGCGCCCGCCTGGGCCAGCTCATATAGCAATCGCAGCAGAAGCAGACAGCAGCCATGTCGAACACAGCCCAGTGAATTTCTAGACGAGATTAGCATGCCCTCATATGGCGCATACTCCACTCAGCAGCAGAGCGTTAACTACGGCAGACCACAACAAGTCTATACGGCTGAAAATATTTGCGACGTTAGTGCGCCTGAATTTAATGCAAGTGAACCCAGAGCAATGTTTATGAGTCAGTATATCGATGACATAAGCATGCCCAGCTATGGGCAACACATGGGTTCATTTGGTGCAGCCAGAAGAGAACACAGCATGCCCAGTGGCTGTTTGGAGGATGAGACCATGCCCTCATTTGGAGGAGTATCCGGAGCGTCCCGAAGACAGCAAAGCATGCCCAGTGAATTTCTGCAGGATGTTAGCATGCCCTCATATGTAGGTGTCTCCAATGCATCCCGAAGACAGCAAACCATGCCCAGTCAATGCTTGGAAGATCTAAGTATGCCCACGTTTGGAGGTGTCTCTGGTGCAACAAGAAGACAGCCATCTATGCCTAGTAGGTGCTTAGAAAATGAAACCATGCCCTCATTTGGAGGAGTATCCGGTGCATCCAGAAGGCAACAAACTATACCTAGTGGTTACTTAGAAAATGAGACCATGCCCTCATTTGGAGGAGTATCCGGTGCATCCAGAAGGCAACAAACTATGCCTAGTGGTTACTTAGAAAATGAGACCATGCCCTCATTTGGAGGAGTATCCGGTGCATCCAGAAGGCAACAAACTATGCCTAGTGGTTACTTAGAAAATGAGACCATGCCCTCATTTGGAGGAGTATCCGGTGCATCCAGAAGGCAACAAACTATGCCTAGTGGTTACTTAGAAAATGAGACCATGCCCTCATTTGGAGCTGTTTCCGGTGCATCTAGAAGACAACAAACCATGCCCAGTGGATGTTTGGATAATGAGACCATGCCCTCATTTGGAGGAGTATCCGGTGCTTCTAGAAGACAACAAACCATGCCAAGTGGATGTTTGGAGAATGAGAGCATGCCCTCATTTGGAGGTGTCTCCGGAGCGTCCCGAAGACAACAAACCATGCCAAGTGGATGTTTGGAGGATGAGACCATGCCTTCATTTGGAGGAGTATCCGGTGCTTCTAGAAGACAACAAACCATGCCAAGTGGATGTTTGGAGGATGAGACCATGCCCTCATTTGGAGGAGTATCCGGTGCTTCTAGAAGACAACAAACCATGCCAAGTGGATGTTTAGAGGATGAGACCATGCCCTCATTTGGAGGGGTTTCCGGTGCATCCAGAAGACAACAAACTATGCCAAGTGGATGTTTGGAGGATGAGACCATGCCCTCATTTGGAGGGGTTTCCGGTGCATCCAGAAGACAACAAACTATGCCAAGTGGATGTTTGGAGGATGAGACCATGCCCTCATTTGGAGGGGTTTCCGGTGCATCCAGAAGACAACAAACTATGCCAAGTGGAAATTTGGAGGATGAGACCATGCCCTCATTTGGAGGAGTATCCGGTGCTTCTAGAAGACAACAAACCATGCCAAGTGGATGTTTGGAGGATGAGACCATGCCCTCATTTGGAGGAGTATCCGGTGCTTCTAGAAGACAACAAACCATGCCAAGTGGATGTTTGGAGGATGAGACCATGCCCTCATTTGGAGGAGTATCCGGTGCTTCTAGAAGACAACAAACCATGCCAAGTGGATGTTTGGAGGATGAGACCATGCCCTCATTTGGAGGGGTTTCCGGTGCATCCAGAAGACAACAAACTATGCCAAGTGGATGTTTGGAGGATGAGACCATGCCCTCATTTGGAGGGGTTTCCGGTGCATCCAGAAGACAACAGACTATGCCTAGTGGATGTTTGGAGAATGAAAGCATGCCCTCATTTGGAGGGGTTTCCGGTGCATCCAGAAGACAACAAACTATGCCTAGTGGATGTTTGGAGAATGAAAGCATGCCCTCATTTGGAGGTGTTTCAGGTGCATCCAGAAGACAACAAACTATGCCCAGTGGATGCTTGGAGGATGAGACCATGCCCTCATTTGGAGGAGTATCCGGTGCCTCCAGAAGACAACGAACCATGCCCAGCGAGTGCTTGGAGGATGTAAGTGCACCCTCTTTTGGCCGCAGTATATCTCATGGTCGACAGAGGGCACAACAAATGAATACGGGTAAAAATCTATGCGATGTGAGCGCTCCCAGCTTTGCTAATGATACGACGCGTAGTCTTGGCCACCAGCCCACATATCCCAGTAGAAGAAGTGTATCCCATCAAAGGGGCGCACCCACACAAAGATGTTTCGATCCCGCAGTGCAGACCAGCGAGTGCTTGGAGAACATAACAATGCCGAGCTTTGGATATGATGATATAAGTTCGCCGGACTTTCATTCAACGACGGCGTATCGACATGGCGAGTGCGCGCCGGATGCACGCCGCGTGCGCAGTCTACCCTGCGTGcccagtcagcagcagctgggggATATAACGCCGCCCATGTATATGGCCGAGGCAAGCAGCCGCGGCATGCAGCAGCGTCGTGCCTACGATGTAAGCTATCCCAATGAAATGCTGAGCAATATAACAGCGCCGACATTTAACGCGAGCGactgtgagcagcagcagcagcagcccagcagACGTCGCTCGCAGAGCTTGCCCTGCGCGGAGGGTGAGGGACAGGGGCAGcagttttataatataatatcgCATACGCCGCAGGAACAAATGCGCTGCCTGCCAGCTGAGCCACTGGAGGGCGGCAGTCCAATGCGCGACTATAATATACGCACGGAGGAATGCGAGCAGCTGGAGGACATCAGCATGCCCATGATGGCCAGCACTGGCTATGAGCCGCATAGAAATTCCTTTGATTTTGCCACAAATGTCGCCGACATTAGCGAGCCCAGTGGTTTGGCCCAAGCGGGCCTAACCTCCACCACAGTGGAGGGCATTACGACTAGCGAGCAGACTGTCTCTAAAGTGTGCAAGGAGCTggatgccaacaacaatgtgcaGCAGGAGGAGCTAACCATCAAGCAAACGGTGTCGCGTGTGCAGACAACCACCAACGAGGGGGGTCAGCTTAATAGCCGGCGTGAGCCCAAGCTGGaggccacacagcagcagcaaattaatgaCATTTCCATGCCTGCCTATGACaccaacatcagcaacagcagcagcaacagcaacaagtcaaaccagcagcagcagcaactttcaAATGTTACGCCGCCCAGCTTTGCGCCCTCGTTTGAAAGCAGCGACCAGCAGCCCAGTCCAGGCAAAGCAACAGCGCAATCAAGTCGCAGTTTTCATGGCTTCGACTCCATGGAGAATTATGCGCCCTTCGAGGAACAGGTAAAGCCGCCGATCAAGCGTGCAGCAGCCaatacgagcagcagcagcaaaactcgCACCCAgaccagcaaacaaacaacgaaGCGCACTCAGAATCGCAGCAAAACGACGCCAGCCGCTGGTCATGTCTCTGATGAGCAACAAACTGCTGCGTCGCGTTCCAATGCCAAGCAGGACTGTCAGCCCACTTCATCGCCAGCTGGCACGCCCTGTGGGCGTCCAAATTGCAGCTCACGCAATTGCAATCATCGCTGTTAG